TCCGTGGAACGTTTCCACCAGCAGCGCCAAAGGAGTCGACTACGATAAACTCATCGGTTGGTTTGTGTACTAATCCTcatcctctgtgtgtgtgtgtgtgtgtgtgtgtgtgtgtgtgatttctgAGCATGTTTTCATGTGTGAATAATGCATTGACGAGGTTCTGCTGCTGTCAGTGCGCTTCGGCAGCAGTAAGATCGATCAGGAGCTGGTGGACAGAATCGCTCGACTCACGGGGAAAACACCACATCGCTTCCTGCGCAGAGGAATCTTCTTCTCACACAGGTGCgtcattctcacacacacacacacacacacacacacacacacacacactacaacacTGGGAAGGGAGTGGACGTGCATCATAACAAATaaactcaaataaataaattcagataagtaaatagataaatagattaaaacaaataaataaaaaagtagattaaaatacataaatacataaacaaatatatgtaaataaataaaataggtagattaaaaagcaaataaatagattaaaataaaagaaattactaattaaattacaaaataaaataaaaatggattaaaataaatatacatattaaaataaataaaaaatagataaatatcaaaataaatagtttaaaataaaagatagattgaaataaaaaaagatagattaaaactaattaaaaaaaagaaaaaaaaagtaacttaatagaaacattttccaaaaatatttgaccttttctttattatattattttttcacagtataaatggggtctttttaaactttaaggCTGGGTGATGATCATATGACATGTTTTGATGGGCAGGGACATGCATCAGATCCTGGACGCGTACGAGAATCAGAAGTCCTTCTATCTGTACACGGGCCGCGGGCCGTCCTCAGAGGCCATGCACGTGGGTCACCTGATCCCCTTCATCTTCACTAAGTGAGTGTCATCCGTGTCCAGTGTGAGTCTGCGGTCAGTTCCGCCGCTGACGGGTGTCCATTGTGTCTCAGGTGGCTTCAGGACGTGTTCGACGTCCCTCTGGTCATTCAGATGACGGATGACGAGAAGTACCTGTGGAAGGACCTGTCGCTGGAGGACTGCCATCGGTACGCGGTGGAGAACGCCAGAGACATCATCGCCTGCGGATTCGACCTGGACAAGACCTTCATCTTCTCTGATCTGGAGTATATGGGGTAAAACTGCTCACGTCTTTCTACTGCAACGTCTTCATGTTGTGTGTCAGTGctgacagcaggtggcgctattacATCTCATCTGctactatattaatatataaccGCATCTCATCTGCATATGGATATAagtgctattattattaatatataacgCATCTCATCTTCACATGGATATAAGCgctattattaatatataactgCATCTCATCTGCGTACGGATATAAgcgctattattattatataaccgCATCTCATCTGCACATGGATATAAgcgctattattattattatataaccgCATCTCATCTGCATATGGATATAagtgctattattattaatatataacgCATCTCATCTTCACATGGATATAAGCgctattattaatatataactgCATCTCATCTGCATACGGATATAAgcgctattattattatttaaccaCATCTCATCTTCACATGGATATAAgcgctattattattatataaccgCATCTCATCTGCACATGGATATAAgcgctattattattattatataaccgCATCTCATCTGCATATGGATATAagtgctattattattaatatataacgCATCTCATCTTCACATGGATATAAgcgctattattattattatataaccgCATCTCATCTGCATATGGATATAagtgttattattaatatataaccGCATCTCATCTTCATATGGATATAagtgctattattattaatatataaccGCATCTCATCTTCATATGGATATAAGCGCtattattactaatatataACCGCATCTCATCTTCACATGGATATAagtgctattattattattattatataaccgCATCTCATCTGTGTACGGGTATAAacgctattattattatataactgCATCTCATCTTCATATGGATATAagtgctattattattataagtgcGCAGATGAgatgctattattattattatataactgCATCTCATCTGCGTACGGATATAAGtgctattattaatatataactgCATCTCATCTTCACATGGATATAagtgctattattattattatataactgCATCTCATCTGCGTACGGATATAagtgcaattattattattattattaaataactgCATCTCATCTTCATATGGATATAagtgctattattattaatatataaccGCATCTGCATATGGAAATAAGTGCTATTATATTGTTTGtatgttctcaaaatgtaacTATCACACAGTTCTAAGATATtgtaaacattaacatcatgattttctgtaaagctgctttgaaactgtatttataaataaatttgacttggcTTGATTTGACTTGAATTTACTGTGAATGTGTTTCTTCCGACAGGGCGAGTCCTTCGTTCTACAGAAACGTTGTGAAGGTTCAGAAGCATGTGACGTTTAACCAGGTCAAAGGCATCTTTGGATTCACAGACAGTGATTGTATCGGTGAGCAGCGCTCTTCTTCTGTCTGAAGTGTTTGAACGAGTGTTCGTCAGTCGGAGTTTAATCGTGTGTGTCTGCAGGTAAAATCAGTTTCCCAGCCATTCAAGCAGCTCCGTCCTTCAGTAACTCTTTCCCGCAGATCTTCGGCGACAGGAACGACGTTCAGTGTCTCATTCCATGTGCCATCGATCAGGTGAGATGCTCAGATCCATCTTCACATACGCTTTCCCAAGCTTATAAAATTATTCACTAGCATTGGACACACTTCAGGCTGGCGCCACCTGGTGGTCAAAACTGTGTAAATGCAGCAAAAACTCAGtacaactactactactaattaaAGAGCTACTAATCTCAGGCCGTTAAAGTGTGAAGTGATGCTACTGAACGTCACGTGATCCTCTGTTCCTCAGGATCCATATTTCCGGATGACGCGGGACGTGGCTCCTCGGATCGGCTATCTTAAACCCGCTCTGCTTCACTCCACGTTCTTCCCGGCGCTTCAGGGCGCTCAGACCAAGATGAGCGCCAGCGACGCCAACTCCTCCATCTTCCTGACAGACACGCCCAAGCAGATCAAGAACAAGGTGCTTCTTCACTCTTATTATGAATGAACTAGTGTTTAAGACGTGACAGAGAATCACACGAGCTCTTGCTGCTGCAGGTCAACAAACACGCGTTCTCTGGCGGGAAGGACACAGTAGAGGAGCACAGGAAGTTCGGTGGGAATCCAGACGTGGATGTTTCCTTCATGTATCTGACGTTCTTTCTGGAAGACGATGAACAGCTGGAGAAGATCAGACAGGTGAGATCAGACACCGATGCCGTCAGACTTCAAAAGTCTGaccacaaacaacaaaatacgaATTAAATCTCTAAATACGCCCGGTTGTGTTTCAGGACTACAGGAGCGGCGCTCTGCTCACCGGCGAACTGAAGAAGTGTTTGATCGAGACGCTTCAGCCCATGATCGCCGCGCATCAGGAGAGACGCAAACTGGTGACCGACGAGACTGTCCGACAGTTCATGACCCCGCGGAAACTACGCTTCAACTGCTAGAGGAAACGACAGATCCTTCAGTGCACACCGATCAACCACAGAGAAATGAACTCACTGTCTAATAAACCTGACGCCAACTGTGATGAATAAACAGACAGATGTTGTAAATGACATGTTTATTGTATTACTGATTCTGTGAACATTCAGCTGTGTAAACGGTTCatttaacattcatttaaaaacagagaTGCATATCTGACAGAATGTGTGCGTTAATGTGTAAACCCCTGATACGAGCTTCACACATTCAGATACAACTGAGATTAAACACAGACAGTTAGTAAAAGGTTAAACCTGATTAACACTAgatatgtttccatccacctatttctatgtgcattttgggatattgcataaaaaacgctggatggaaatgACAGGAATACACGAGTTTGAATTCAAACCCTTAAACATTCACGATGCTCTTCAGCAGACGCATCTGGAGGTAGACACTGCAAAACactcaaatatatattaatacagATTATACATATTCACTCTCTGGTTCATGAGCTTCTGCAGCTCACAGTGGAACACAAACGTTATTGTGCATGATGCAAAACTTGTGCAAAAATCTGACCATGACCTTCATGACGCTGAACGCAGGAAGCGAACGACCAGTTCGTACGTGGCAAAAACAGACATGTTGACGGGAAAAGCACGGATGCAGTTTACCGTCAGTCCTCTGAACAGGACGGATGCGCCTTCGGTCCTCACGCTGTGTGTGATGCAGTGAAAGAATCCTCTGTAGCGCCGGCCGCTCACATAGTCCACCTGCAGACGGGCCTTGATCACGTCCATGGGCGTCCCGACGGCCCAGCCGCACATACCGGACACGCCACCGGCCAGAAGAACCACCGGCCAGCCTGAAAACAGACGGTCAACAACAATTTTGCCTGTAgtgaactctagggttcttaactcaattttatgccaaaaaggcaCAAAATATCCACGTCTtcaatgattgcataatactttcatgtttaatgggttatttcaattctttctagtgataaagtgcACCAGCtgcttaattcataaaattcagctcaaaataccccacagatcatttattatagcttgtcaaatttgaccctatttgggtgtgagcaaaaacacacagtttttgtgtgtgtccctttaaatgcaaatgagctgctgctcccaccccctttccagaagagggcggagctttaacagctcacgcttcggtcgctcaacaacaagaaagctggagaatctcacccagacaaaatgaggattgtcagtaacggtgttcagccttacattgttcaaaccggagtcgacactgatggagagagtttagaaacgtctaaaagttacaacttttagacgtttctgaatggttagtggataaatttatgtagttgctgtggagttgattcaactcatccactagcatgtgccgtcatgttaatctgttgtgttgaattgaccctcatttgtgaagcagtccggcgtaaatgactgtatattatgctgctgtcactttaacacacagatctaatatacacttGCGATTTCTTTTctatgctgtttatgttcacagacataactgactgtgtttgtgaaccttgtgtgtatttgacagtttaagcgcaataacacgtgaaagagaacttagtttgaTACTCACATGACGCACCATGTGACAGTCAGCTTTCTGTGcactcagaaaaccatatatcagaagtttagaccaaacagatgttttagttttttgcaGAGTATCTGTGGCACGAGctgtacaggctccgccctcttctggaaagcaggtggggagcagcagctcatttgcatttaaagtcacatgcacgaaaacagcatgtttttccttccactcaaaaatgggcatgtataacatgctataataaatgatctgtggggtattttgagctgaaacttcacagacacattctggagacaccagagacttatattacatcttgtgaaaggggcattataggtccactttaaGTTTCGTTACAAGCCGTTTacacaatgacaataaaaagcgattcatgcattaatatatagcccctttaaatgTATTGAGTAAGAACTTCTGATGTGTTTATAAGTTCAGGTTCGAGTGATTTTACCTGGCTGATGGTTCTCTGCAGACAGTGAATCACAGATGGTGTTGTAAGTGAGGAAATAGGTGGCGAAGGAGGGTCCGTCGCGCAGGGCTAAAGCAGCAGAACCCTTATAGAGGCCCAGCAGACCCTCGCCGCGGGCGATGCTGAGCAGACAGTGCAGCGGACCGCTGTATCTCCGCCCTTCCATCTGACACTGAAGACGAACCTTCACGATGTCTGCGGGCGACATCACCAAAACCTGAAACCAGAGCAAACGCAGCTGGTTATACATGCAGTGACACACAACACGCGTGGAATGAAGCGATGAAGCGCACCTGAGCGACGCCTCCGGCGAACCCAGACAGAAAAATATGAGCTTTATGGTGAGGATCCGCTGCGCTTCTGTGCCGCATCTGATGCAGGTAATGAAGAACGTTCCTGTAGGTGCCGAAAACCAGAGAGGAGCTGATGGAGACGGTGGTTACCGGCATCGACATCCCTCGATAGAAACCTCTGACCTGAAACACACCGTTATTGTGTTAAAGAgatggttgattatgatttcacttcatttttaactttagttagtgtgtaatgttgtttatgatcaaacagcaacatctgcaaagttacaacgctcaaagttcaatgcagagagagatattttcttttatagaaactacaacaaacagctggtagggactacaacgagcttcttcctgggtcggtgacatcactaaccctaaaatttacataaaccccgcccccaacaCTCACCAAAGGGGgcaggccatgttgggctgctttagagaagaggaagagttgttgtagtagagtgttgttgacatgccgtcattttacgccggactgcttcacaaacgagggtcaattcaacacaaaagattaacatgacgacacatgttagtggatgagttgaatcaactccacagcaactaaataaatttatccactaaccattcagaaacatctaaaagttgtaacttcttcctgagtctctccatcagtgtcgactccggtttgaacaatgtaaggctgaacaccgttactgacaatcctcattttggctgcgtgagattctccagctttgttgttgttgagctgttaaagctccgccctcttctggaaagggggctgggagcagcagctcatttgcatttaaagggacacacacaaaaacggcgtgtttttgctcacacccaaataggggcaaatttgacaagctataataaatgatctgtggggtattttgagctgaaacttcacagacacattctggagacaccagagacttatattacatcttgtgaaatggGCATTATTGGGGCAttataggtgccctttaaagccccgccctacatttgttcttgtttgtgaagcgtttcactctgatatacgacacaatagctcaacttctgtttcatgctagTGTTTGTGTGACTGATACTCACTCCTTCGGTTCTGCAGGTTCTTCTCACACATTCCCAAACACCAGAATCATGAGTCTGCGTCTGGAGTCTCACCTGCAACATCAGCAGCCGTTACACACCTGGATAGAGCatgtgatgaagatgatgatgatgatggttttACCTTCACGGTGTCCAGCGGATACCCCACCGCCACTCCGAACGCTCCTGAACACACACATCATAAACTACATTCGTTATGGACATCAATTATGAATATGATTCTTCAGCTCTAATCAAATGTAGAGTAACAGAATATACAGTcatgtttgaaatgttgtataaatatgcaaattatctATTTGAGAtgcactttttttcattttaatttcatttttaattgccTTCTCACGGCCCAAATATCTGCAGATCTCACATTCACACACTGACCTTCATCAGGCTCTGAACAACTGACCCTGAAACCCAGATGATTCACATGATCACGTACCTCCGACAGAACCGGCGATGAAATCTGCGAGATACATCACGATCAGAACCAGCAGAACCGATCAAGGAGAATCAGAACCGATCTGTCAGAAGAACCAGAACCGATCAAGCAGAAGCATCGGATTCACTCGGTTCGATCCGCTGAACGCGTGACATCATCAGCGGAGAAACGCCGGTTGACGAtctgaagatgatgatgattatgaaGAAAAACGATGCAGAAGATAAGCGCGTGCCGTGTGTCGTAGAgacgggtgtgtgtgtgtgtgtgtgtcgcttTTGTCATTGCAGAAATGTGAAACCGAAGGTCACAGTCTCCTTCAGAACACATTCAGTGCTCGTTCACATGCAGTAAGGCGTGAGTCTCGATGTCTGTGACGCTCTCTGTGTTTACAGTCGCTCTGCCGCGCAGAATATCAGCTGTATCAAATATAAAGACAGCAAGTGTCAGATCAGCGTGTGTGTTCCTGCAGCGGCCGCTGGGTGGCGCTGCTCTTCATTCTGTCACTGCActgacgatgatgatgatgatgaagaattAAAGTTGCAGTCACGTGTTCTACAAATAATTACTGTACCGATTATTCACAGTGAACAGCTTCAGATCCGAGGACTAGTGAtcgttttattaatatatagctactcaattttatttatatagtgctttatacaacaCAACTTGTTTATGTTTTAAGGACACAACATGGCTGTTTTCATGGCGAGAAACAAAAAATAGTAAGTTTTagcatgtctctctctctctctatgtgtgtgtgtgtgtgtataaagtgtttattcatttttatttcatctttagttattttagttcaagttaaactaaattaaaatgagaaatgttgccttggcaattatctgaaataaaataagtttgattttatttcagattaGATCATTTTATaggatgaataaataatatatttaaagaaattaaagatatgggtttacataatattaaaacaaaatgagtTGAGTTAGACAATAAAATAACAGGAGACACAACCTCCATATTGGCAAGAATATGCTTggaaaattaatgaaataattcataacagcaaaaaaaatccatctttAGGATGTTGGAGAAGTTGTGGTGAATCTAAAGCTCATTAAACTCATATATTTTAGACTTTTAATTGGACAAAAGTAATTCAGGTAATGGAAGAAATTTTTAAGAAACCAAATATAATAAAGATACAAAATATAGTTTTGGGTATAGGATATATGCTACTTACTAAAGATgagttatatttatttagaataCTAAGAATTATGGCTTTTAAAGTAATAACAAAAGTTTGGAGAGAATCCCACGTTTTAAATGATTGGTTAGATTTCTAAAGTACATTCAGTGAGATGAGGTCATGTGAAAAAGAGCAAAACTACACTTCTGGACACTTCTAAAaatcaaagaaaataaaatttaatataaaggaatatattacattacattaattacttttttcatataaaaggatcctttttaatttatcttcattgtttatttattattattatttgatgtttaaataatattgtattattagtAT
This window of the Ctenopharyngodon idella isolate HZGC_01 chromosome 17, HZGC01, whole genome shotgun sequence genome carries:
- the LOC127498505 gene encoding tryptophan--tRNA ligase, cytoplasmic-like produces the protein MSADSSPMGLYEQLRAQGDAVREIKAQKGNKADVDAAVQLLLKLKADYKQLTGQDYQAGRPPTDAVMNDEGHDDGDDQVDPWNVSTSSAKGVDYDKLIVRFGSSKIDQELVDRIARLTGKTPHRFLRRGIFFSHRDMHQILDAYENQKSFYLYTGRGPSSEAMHVGHLIPFIFTKWLQDVFDVPLVIQMTDDEKYLWKDLSLEDCHRYAVENARDIIACGFDLDKTFIFSDLEYMGASPSFYRNVVKVQKHVTFNQVKGIFGFTDSDCIGKISFPAIQAAPSFSNSFPQIFGDRNDVQCLIPCAIDQDPYFRMTRDVAPRIGYLKPALLHSTFFPALQGAQTKMSASDANSSIFLTDTPKQIKNKVNKHAFSGGKDTVEEHRKFGGNPDVDVSFMYLTFFLEDDEQLEKIRQDYRSGALLTGELKKCLIETLQPMIAAHQERRKLVTDETVRQFMTPRKLRFNC
- the LOC127498517 gene encoding solute carrier family 25 member 47-B-like isoform X2; this translates as MSMPVTTVSISSSLVFGTYRNVLHYLHQMRHRSAADPHHKAHIFLSGFAGGVAQVLVMSPADIVKVRLQCQMEGRRYSGPLHCLLSIARGEGLLGLYKGSAALALRDGPSFATYFLTYNTICDSLSAENHQPGWPVVLLAGGVSGMCGWAVGTPMDVIKARLQVDYVSGRRYRGFFHCITHSVRTEGASVLFRGLTVNCIRAFPVNMSVFATYELVVRFLRSAS
- the LOC127498517 gene encoding solute carrier family 25 member 47-B-like isoform X1 — encoded protein: MYLADFIAGSVGGAFGVAVGYPLDTVKVRLQTQTHDSGVWECVRRTCRTEGVRGFYRGMSMPVTTVSISSSLVFGTYRNVLHYLHQMRHRSAADPHHKAHIFLSGFAGGVAQVLVMSPADIVKVRLQCQMEGRRYSGPLHCLLSIARGEGLLGLYKGSAALALRDGPSFATYFLTYNTICDSLSAENHQPGWPVVLLAGGVSGMCGWAVGTPMDVIKARLQVDYVSGRRYRGFFHCITHSVRTEGASVLFRGLTVNCIRAFPVNMSVFATYELVVRFLRSAS